A window of the Cuculus canorus isolate bCucCan1 chromosome 3, bCucCan1.pri, whole genome shotgun sequence genome harbors these coding sequences:
- the ATRAID gene encoding all-trans retinoic acid-induced differentiation factor isoform X3 produces the protein MGAFIALLILTLGLPGAASAAAVCGHCPGPPQNSSIVAQFCASRGDTESEGRCCRERGTHPEHVLGLDLSNCSLHTLPPGLNEAAAAIVLDLTENPLTDLPDGSFRGFTRLQRLALPLDLDCPGGSSAWEVVTILKSSRLCQGQQNPCNGSRELVWPCPENSVCAPDGPGMVQCLCQSPFHGYKCLREGAFPTFLFCGVLGAVTLCLALLLWGTQRRKAKTL, from the exons ATGGGCGCCTTCATCgccctcctcatcctcaccctGGGGCTGCCCGGGGCCGCCAGCGCCGCCGCC GTTTGTGGGCACTGCCCGGGCCCCCCACAGAACAGCTCCATCGTGGCCCAGTTCTGCGCCTCGCGGGGCGACACTGAGAGCGAGGGGCGCTGCTGCCGGGAACGGGGCACCCACCCGGAGCATGTCCTGGG GCTGGACCTGAGCAACTGCTCCCTGCACACCCTTCCCCCAGGGCTGAATGAGGCTGCGGCTGCCATCGTCCT GGACCTGACAGAGAACCCCCTGACGGACCTTCCTGACGGCTCCTTCAGGGGCTTCACCCGCCTGCAGCGCCT TGCTCTGCCACTGGATCTGGACTGTCCAGGCGGGAGCAGCGCATGGGAAGTGGTGACAATACTCAAGAGCAGCCGACTCTGCCAGGGCCAACAGAACCCCTGCAACGGCTCCAGGGAGCTTG TCTGGCCATGCCCTGAGAATTCCGTCTGCGCGCCGGATGGCCCCGGCATGGTGCAgtgcctctgccagagcccctTCCATGGGTACAAGTGCCTGCGTGAG GGTGCCTTCCCTACATTCCTCTTCTGTGGGGTCCTGGGAGCCGTCACCCTGTGCCTGGCCCTCCTGCTGTGGGGCACCCAGCGCCGCAAAGCCAAgaccctctga
- the ATRAID gene encoding all-trans retinoic acid-induced differentiation factor isoform X1, giving the protein MPGLGLPRSLWLPGLRGVQVGVLWCQGVWGCPGWDSSGVLGCLGWGVPSIRVLQGSGGARLGGCPDWGLPRLGFPGGLEVPETRVPGFWGCLGQGCWWSGGAGFQGSQCRPCSPPPQVCGHCPGPPQNSSIVAQFCASRGDTESEGRCCRERGTHPEHVLGLDLSNCSLHTLPPGLNEAAAAIVLDLTENPLTDLPDGSFRGFTRLQRLALPLDLDCPGGSSAWEVVTILKSSRLCQGQQNPCNGSRELVWPCPENSVCAPDGPGMVQCLCQSPFHGYKCLREGAFPTFLFCGVLGAVTLCLALLLWGTQRRKAKTL; this is encoded by the exons ATGCCTGGGTTGGGGTTGCCGAGGAGTTTGTGGTTGCCCGGGTTGAGGGGTGTCCAGGTTGGGGTTCTCTGGTGTcaaggggtctgggggtgcccaGGTTGGGATTCCTCAGGGGTCTTGGGGTGCCTGGGTTGGGGGGTGCCCAGCATCAGGGTTCTccaggggtctgggggtgcccGGCTTGGGGGGTGCCCAGATTGGGGATTGCCCAGGTTGGGGTTCCCTGGGGGTCTGGAGGTGCCCGAGACACGAGTGCCAGGATTCTGGGGCTGCTTGGGTCAAGGATGCTGGTGGTCAGGGGGTGCAGGGTTCCAGGGGTCCCAGTGCCGCCCCTGTTCTCCCCCACCACAGGTTTGTGGGCACTGCCCGGGCCCCCCACAGAACAGCTCCATCGTGGCCCAGTTCTGCGCCTCGCGGGGCGACACTGAGAGCGAGGGGCGCTGCTGCCGGGAACGGGGCACCCACCCGGAGCATGTCCTGGG GCTGGACCTGAGCAACTGCTCCCTGCACACCCTTCCCCCAGGGCTGAATGAGGCTGCGGCTGCCATCGTCCT GGACCTGACAGAGAACCCCCTGACGGACCTTCCTGACGGCTCCTTCAGGGGCTTCACCCGCCTGCAGCGCCT TGCTCTGCCACTGGATCTGGACTGTCCAGGCGGGAGCAGCGCATGGGAAGTGGTGACAATACTCAAGAGCAGCCGACTCTGCCAGGGCCAACAGAACCCCTGCAACGGCTCCAGGGAGCTTG TCTGGCCATGCCCTGAGAATTCCGTCTGCGCGCCGGATGGCCCCGGCATGGTGCAgtgcctctgccagagcccctTCCATGGGTACAAGTGCCTGCGTGAG GGTGCCTTCCCTACATTCCTCTTCTGTGGGGTCCTGGGAGCCGTCACCCTGTGCCTGGCCCTCCTGCTGTGGGGCACCCAGCGCCGCAAAGCCAAgaccctctga
- the ATRAID gene encoding all-trans retinoic acid-induced differentiation factor isoform X2: MPGLGLPRSLWLPGLRGVQVGVLWCQGVWGCPGWDSSGVLGCLGWGVPSIRVLQGSGGARLGGCPDWGLPRLGFPGGLEVPETRVPGFWGCLGQGCWWSGGAGFQGSQCRPCSPPPQVCGHCPGPPQNSSIVAQFCASRGDTESEGRCCRERGTHPEHVLGLDLSNCSLHTLPPGLNEAAAAIVLALPLDLDCPGGSSAWEVVTILKSSRLCQGQQNPCNGSRELVWPCPENSVCAPDGPGMVQCLCQSPFHGYKCLREGAFPTFLFCGVLGAVTLCLALLLWGTQRRKAKTL, from the exons ATGCCTGGGTTGGGGTTGCCGAGGAGTTTGTGGTTGCCCGGGTTGAGGGGTGTCCAGGTTGGGGTTCTCTGGTGTcaaggggtctgggggtgcccaGGTTGGGATTCCTCAGGGGTCTTGGGGTGCCTGGGTTGGGGGGTGCCCAGCATCAGGGTTCTccaggggtctgggggtgcccGGCTTGGGGGGTGCCCAGATTGGGGATTGCCCAGGTTGGGGTTCCCTGGGGGTCTGGAGGTGCCCGAGACACGAGTGCCAGGATTCTGGGGCTGCTTGGGTCAAGGATGCTGGTGGTCAGGGGGTGCAGGGTTCCAGGGGTCCCAGTGCCGCCCCTGTTCTCCCCCACCACAGGTTTGTGGGCACTGCCCGGGCCCCCCACAGAACAGCTCCATCGTGGCCCAGTTCTGCGCCTCGCGGGGCGACACTGAGAGCGAGGGGCGCTGCTGCCGGGAACGGGGCACCCACCCGGAGCATGTCCTGGG GCTGGACCTGAGCAACTGCTCCCTGCACACCCTTCCCCCAGGGCTGAATGAGGCTGCGGCTGCCATCGTCCT TGCTCTGCCACTGGATCTGGACTGTCCAGGCGGGAGCAGCGCATGGGAAGTGGTGACAATACTCAAGAGCAGCCGACTCTGCCAGGGCCAACAGAACCCCTGCAACGGCTCCAGGGAGCTTG TCTGGCCATGCCCTGAGAATTCCGTCTGCGCGCCGGATGGCCCCGGCATGGTGCAgtgcctctgccagagcccctTCCATGGGTACAAGTGCCTGCGTGAG GGTGCCTTCCCTACATTCCTCTTCTGTGGGGTCCTGGGAGCCGTCACCCTGTGCCTGGCCCTCCTGCTGTGGGGCACCCAGCGCCGCAAAGCCAAgaccctctga